CAGCAAATAAAATTAAACAATTATACATGATTTTTATTATCTTTTTGGGCTTTAATTTATCGTTCATTATCTTACTTTGCTCCCTTAACAAATTCATATTTTCTCCTTATTCCTCATCCACCTCGACAAACTGAATATAGGAGAGTATATTTAAAAATGATTCATATTGCTCTATAAAATTTATACCAGAGGTAATCAGCCATACTGAACAGTGCCCATAGAAATACCAGATGTGATAGAATGTCTGCGGCATCCGGTACTTCGTTTTCAAATCTGTTTTATACCTGATTCACATTGGTTTTAAATTTCTATTGAGCCTGTCCACCATCCAAATAATTCTCTTTTCACGTCCAGCGTCTGTCTTTGCATCAAGGTATGCCCGTGTATAAGTTTTCTTTACAGATGGAGACATAGCCTGAAAATTTGTGTAAGCGGGCTCGTACCCTTCCAACAATGCGGACAGGCAGGCAATCTGTTCCTCTGTAATGATTGCCAGAGGGTTTGAAGCCTCCCACTGACCATTCTTCTTGGCCTCATCTATCTTCTTCCTGCCAAAATCAGTCATAAGCCCTCGTTCCTCAAGGTTTTTCACCAATGCTTTATTCTTTTCTGACCATTTACTGTTCTTTCTCCGCAGTGAAAAATATTTCTTATAAGTCTTATCATCAATCTTTTCCATCTGTCCGTCGATCCAGCCAAAACAAAGAGCTTCTTCCAGGGCCTGCCCTGCTTTTATAGTTTTTGGCCCGCCAGCCTTACCGAACAAAAGCCAAATGCCATCATCTGTAAGACAATGCTCACGGAGCCATTCACGAAATTCTTCTCTGTTGGCAAATTTTATTGTTTCGTTTATGATAATCCCTCCTTATCGTTTGCCGCGCCATCACAGGCAGGCGATGCTCCCGGCACTGCCGATCTGATCACAGACATATTCTACAAATTCCAGATTTGAAGCCATAATAATCAACTGCCTTTTACCCAGCGTTCGCACTGTTCAATCCGCTTGCCGCCATCGCCCTGCTTTTCGTCATAGGCAAACTGTTTCAGCAGGGCGCAGGGGAATTCACCGCACTGCCCGCAGTGCTCATGCCCTCTGGTCTCACAGCAGTCTTTTACAGGACAGCTGTCTCCCCAAAATGGCTTGTCAATATGTACACATCCCTTACAACCCGTTTTTTCCCTATATCCGCACTCACCGCACAGAATACCACATCTTGATTCAATCATAATACAATCCTCCAATTCCTGTCTTTTTGTGTATCAATATAGCATGAATTCATGGATCTGTATTGAAGAAAAACGACATGGATCATCTGCTCTCCAGCGCTTCCAGTCTCGCCTGGGACGGCCACAGGCCGTGGAAGCGCTTAAACTCATTGAGCAGATGGGACTGATCCGCATAGCCATATCTTTCCACAGCCTCCTGTACGTTGAAATGCTCTTTTAGGATAACCTCCCGCCACACATTCTGATAACGAACCAGACTGGCCGTCCGCTTGATAGAAATGCCAACCTCCTGTTTGAACATCCGCTCCATCTGACGCTGGCTTACGGCACTGTATCCGCAGATATCACTGACCCGGGCCCGGCCTTTTGAACGCAGCAGGTATTCGATGGAGTTATACAGATTCGGATTATATCCTTCCGGCTGAAAAATGCCCAGCAGGTACGTTTCCATACATGCGATCAGCTCCTCAAGAGAGCGGCAGTAAAGCAGTTTTTCAAACTCAGTATTGCACCCGGGCATCAGCAATTCCAAATCCAAGGCCTGATTACATAAACCATTCATATCCAGTTTCAGAAACCGCCGCACCGCCCAAAATGGAAAGCGGACCGCGAAGCGTAAGACTGTCTCCTTCTCTTTTCCCTGTCCTACCATAACAGTATCATCCTGAATCCCATACAGCATACTTTTGACAGTCTGCTTCGTGTAGTTCATGTCGATAATAATATCCATGCATGTATCCGGGATCACTCGGATCAGCTGTTCATCTCTGTCTCCTTCTGTACCTTCCGACGACCAGAAGCAGCGTACATAGGGCCGCAGCGGTTTACAGGGGATATGTTCCTCATAGGTCCTGTTTCGGAGGAATGGCCGGGCGGTCAGCGGGCAGTATTGCGTTATGAATTTTGGCGTCATCTATTTGTCCTCCTATTCCTAGCCCGCCGATGGCTTTTAAACCAAACATATTAAAATAATTATATCAGGAAGCTGCGGTTTACGATACCTTTCATTCGTCTTTTCACTCTGCACTTTCATTCCTAAAGCGTAAAAATAAAGCTGTGCCTCCTCCCCGGCTGCTGTCAAATATATTCTTCCATCGTCTCCGGCACAGACCTGCAGAAATGGTTCTGATTTTATTCTTAAATGTTCTTCCACACTTTGGACAACGCCACATATCCTTACTCCTCTCAAAGATAATGTACATTCAATCCAGCGCTTCTACGGTAACAACAACGCTGTCGCCAGGCTGTTTTCCAATCTTCTCCCGGATATCCCTGCGTATCCCGATGATATAGCAGATGGATCCGTCCTTATTTTTAATCCCCATATTTACAATACTGCCGTGATAGATCACACCGTCAAAGGTGATTTCCGCTTTCACCCGGCCTCTCCCGAATTCTTTCCGGATATCATACGGGAAACGCACATAGGCCCCGCCCTTATCGGGAACGGGCTCAATCACTGCATCAAATTCATAAACCTTTCTGTCCATCACTTATTTTCTCCCTTCCTTCTGCAAGCCTTTCCCTTTGCTGCGGCGTACGTAAGATTTTTTCCATAGGTTTTCCTTTTGCCAATTCATCAACGAGTTTGTCCAGATACCGTATCTCCCGCATCAGCGGCTCTTCAATATCTTCTACCCGGACACCGCAGACAGTTCCTTTAATCATGTATCTGTCCGGATTTGGCCGCGGCGCGTTCCTGAAAAAGTCCCCATAGGTCATAGAAGACGCCGCGGCTTTCTTAATCTCTCCAGCCGAATAACCGGTCAGCCAGTTGATGACCTGGTCGACCTCATTCATGCTTCTCCCTTTTTTCTCTGCCTTACTTACCAAGAGCGGATAAATTTTTTTAAAATCCATATTGTATATCTTTCCTTTGTCCATCAGAATGTCTCCTTCTTCTTAGTCTCTTTCCTATTCTGTCTAAAGTGTTTAATAAAAAATAGTTGTTTTTCCAGCTGGTTATAAAAACAATATAAAGGTTTGTAGAGACAAGTAACAGTTTTTTACTATGCCACTCTTAATTTGACCCGTACGAGGCGCAGCTTTAATATACCTTTGGCGAAGAAGGCGCAGACCGTACTATTCCAATCTAACAGGTATCTCAATTTGTGTAATATATTCGTCTATGGTGTCAATGACAAATTCATTGATACCCGTTTCATACGCAAACCCATATAAAGAAAATCCTTGCTTATCTACATAAGCAAGAATTTCTTTATATTTGTCAGAAATTTTATCCCAACTGCCTTTATAAAAGGCACGAAGATAAGTTCCGGAGGGCTGTAAGTGAAGCCCCTTTTTAGAAATAGGATAGGGTATTTCAATGTAAAGGGAGGTATATTCGTCAAATTTTCTCTGATAAAGATTTTCAACAGGAAGCATTGAACCATAGGAAGCGTCATGCAAACGGCGAAGCTGATACTTTTTTGTTTCGGTAATGACTTGCTCGATCTCTTCGTCAAAAGATGAATCTGGTGTTACAGGAACCGTCACAAGATAACAGCTTTGTTTTTGTACAAGGCTGATGGTGGATATATCCAAGGAACGCAGCATTTCCATATCCTGTTGATGATTACATAAAACCTTTTGCATGGACTTCAAATGAGAAATGGTCTGGCTTAATTCCGCAATTTTGCTTTTCAAGAGATAATCGAAACTTTCAATGGTGCGATGGCCCATAAAACGTTTGATTTCGTCCAGAGATACATTGAGTTCACGCAGCATCAAAATAGTTTCCAGTGTGGCGCTTTGCTGATAGCTGTAATAGCGATAGCCATTTTTCTTAATGCAGGCAGGTTTCAGCAAACCAATTTCATCATACCACATTAATGTCTTTTTATTGATTTCATGGAGGACGGCAAATTGTCCGATTGTAAACAGTGTATTTTTTTCTTTTAGCATTTTTGAAAAACTCCCTTGACCGTACAGTAACTGTACGGTCTATTATATGCAATATACAAAAGAAAAACAAGGAGGATTTTCTTTATGCAAAGCGAAAATGCCTACAGTCAGCCTGTTACGTTAAAAAATGTTTTGAAGTTTGCCATTCCAACCATTGTTATGACAGCCTTTATGTCTTTTTACACAATGGTAGATGGTTTGTTTGTTTCTAATCTGATCGGAACAGACGCTTTATCTGCCGTCAACCTTACAGCTCCTATTATTGCACTGGTAACGGCGGTTTCTACCATGCTTGCCACAGGTGGAAGTGCGGTTATTATGAAAAAAATGGGGGAACAAAAAACAAGAGAAGCAAAGGAAGATTTTACATTTTTAATCATAGTCAATGTGATTGCAGGGTTTGTCATGTCCTGTTTAGGCTATCTGATGATGGACACGATTTTTAAAAGTCTGGCTCTGTCACCGAAAGTATTTTCCTACTGTCAGCTTTATTTGAGCCGATATTTGATTTTTACTATTCCAATTCTTTTGATGAACAACTTTACCCTCTATATGATTGCCGCCGGAAAGTCCGCACTTTCTATGGTGTGCTCCATTGCGGGCGGCATTTTAAATATGATGCTTGATTATATATTTATTGCTCTGCTGGATATGGGTATTGCAGGAGCAGCCATTGCAACCGGCCTGGGATATTCTGTAACAGCAGTTGTGGGTATAGTGATGTTCTCCAATAAGAATTGTCTGCTTCACTTTGTAAAACCCGTATACCGTTCCAAAACTTTGCTCCATGCTTCCACAAATGGCAGTTCGGAAATGGCAACTGCGTTGGTGACAGGTATCGTTACCATGATGTTTAACTGGACAATGCTGAAATATGTGGGCGAAAATGGCGTTGCAGCAATTACAATTATCATGTATGTGCTGATGTTCGCAACTTCTCTGTACACAGGGTATTCTTACGGTGTTGCGCCTATGATTAGTTTCTACTATGGTGAACAAAACCATGAGAAACTGAAAAAACTGATACGAATGAGTTTAAAAATCATCGGCGCCATTGCCGCTGTTACTTTGGTGGTTTCCCTTGCAGTTACGCAGCCGCTTGTATCGGTATTTGCCCGCCCGGATAATCCGGTTTATGGATTGGCAGTTACAGGAAATCGCATTTGCTCCTTTGCCCTCATTGTTATAGGCTTTAATGTATTTGCAAGTGGAATGTTTACGGCATTGTCCAACGGACTTATTTCTGCTGTCCTTGCCTTTTCCCGTTCCTTTGTATTCATGGTCATTGCTATGCTGATACTTCCGGCTATATATGGGGTTACAGGCGTATGGCTGGCAACACCTGTTGCAGAAGTTATGGCTATTTGCCTCTCTGGCGTTATGTTTGTAAAATATAGGAAAAAATATCAGTATTGAATTAGCAAACCACGCCTTTGTGGGTTCTCTTCCCGTCAGATTTTCAACTTATCCAATATACATGGCGTCCCCAAAGGAAAAAAATCTGTACCGTTCCTTCACGGCTTCCTCATAAGCCGCCAGCACATGCTCTCTTCCCGCCAGCGCGGACACGAGCATGATGAGTGTAGACTCCGGAAGATGGAAATTCGTGATAAGGCCGTCCAGAAGCTTAAACTCATAACCCGGATATATGAAGATATCCGTCCAGCCGCTTTTTGCCGTGATATGCCCTGTCTTATCTGCTGCCGATTCGATCGTCCTGCAGCTCGTAGTTCCCACACAGATGACCTTTCCGCCGGTATCTTTTGCCTTGTTTATCTTCATGGCGGCGGCCTCATCTATCTGAAAAAACTCTGAGTGCATGTGATGTTCGAGAATATCATCCGCCTTAACGGGCCGGAAAGTGCCCAGCCCCACATGCAGCGTGACCCTCGCAATGTCCACACCCTTTTTTTGAATCTCCTCCAGAAGCTCCGGGGTAAAGTGAAGACCCGCCGTGGGCGCCGCGGCAGAGCCGCTGTGTTTGGCGTAGACAGTCTGATACCGGTTCTTGTCTTCCAGCTGGTGTGTGATATAGGGGGGAAGCGGCATCTGTCCGAGGCGGTCCAGTATTTCTTCAAAAATGCCTTCATAGGAAAACTGTATGAGACGGTTCCCTTCTTCCACCACATCAATGACTTCACCTGTCAGTATCCCTTCCCCGAAACTGATCTTCGTACCGATCTTTGCTTTTTTCCCCGGTTTTACGAGTGTTTCCCATATATCATTTTCTTTCCGCTTCAGCAGCAATACCTCTATCCTTGCATCGGTCCCGATCCTGGAACCTACGAGCCTCGCCGGAATTACTTTCGTATCATTGATGACGAGGCAGTCTCCCCTGTGAAGATAATCCGTGATATCTTTAAATACATGATGAGAGACCAAACCAGACTCCTTGTCTAATACAAGGAGTCTGGAACTGGAACGGTCCTCAAGCGGATCCTGCGCGATCAATTCTTCCGGCAATTCATAATAAAAATCCTGACGTTTCATAATGAATCCCTTCTAAAACTTATTGTTATTTACTGTTTGTCTTCTCCCTGGCCGGCCTGCGGATCCTGCTCCGGCTCCACCATGTGGTAACCGGTCTGCACTGGTTCCTTTTGGTACGGCGGCCGCTGCTGTGATAACGGCGGCAGCTGTTTGGACTCATGCGGCGGCGCCTGTCCCGGCTCACACGGCGGTTTCTGCTCCTGCACAGAGGGCCCCGGTCCCGGCGCGGGCATTCCCTGTCTCTGATATCCTCCGGGCCCCATCGGGGCTGCCGGCGGGACAGGTCTTTGATAGACCGGATATACTTTCACCCTGCGGCCGTAAATCACCCTCGTATCACAGAGTATGTCATGCAGCGCCCGCTTCTGCGGATCAATTCCGGCGATGATATAGCCGATATGGAGAATGATGGCGCTTAAGAATCTTCCGACCGTCTCCCTGTACACGACATTAAAAAAAGTCAGCTTCTTCTCTCCCTCTGCCACCACACGCAGATTCATGGCACGTTTGCCAAGCGTTGTGCCTGTATAATAAGTACATAAGATAAAGTACAATACCTGCGCAATGTAGAGCGCAATATCTTTTAACGTATACTGAAACAGAATATCTCCGCTCAGGACAGTGCCTTCTGTCAAAGACATGACTCCGCTCATGATGAGCCGTACAATGAGAAGGCCGAAAAAGACGAGAACACTGTCGATCACATAGGCTGCTGCCCTTACCCAGAATCCTGCGTAAGTCACCTGACCATTATTGTAGCTGTTCTGCATAATACATCAGCCCCCCATTTTCCTTTTCACTGGCCGTCTCTGTCAGTACCTGCGCCTCAGACTTTGGTACGAGTTCTTTCACACTGCCAAAGAGGGAGGCAAGCGCTGATGTCTTTGACTTCAGTTCATAGAACACATTTGTTCCGAGTTCACTTCCCATATCTGCTTTTATATCCTCATAGAGCGATATATTGTCTATAAGTCCGTTCTCTTTTGCCTGCTTTGCGGTGTACGTCCTGCCGTCCGCAAGTTTCTTCACTTCATCGGATGACATGTCTCTCCCGTCTGCCACGATATCCACAAACCGGCCAAAAGATTCGTCCACCTGTGTCTGGTAGATGGCTATCTGATCTTCGTCGAGCTTGCTGGAATCTTTGTTTTTCCCGCTCGTTATGCTCACATACCTGATCCCAAGCTTTTCATAGAGTCCGCTCATATCATAGCCTGCCATAATGACGCCGATGGAGCCTGTCACGGTGTTCGGATTTGCGTATATATTGTCCGCAGCCATGGACACATAGTATCCGCCGGATGCCGCATAATGGGCCATGTATCCCCATATGGGACGGCCGGTCGCATCCTTGTATTCGTTCAGCTTCTGGTACAGCTCTTCGCTCTCATATACGGTTCCGCCCGGGGAATCCACATAGAGAAGGATCCCTGTATTGTCGGAGTCACTCATAAGAAAATCAATGTATTCCATCGTCGTCGTGTGCTGATATCCTTCCGCAGTCTCAAACAGAGACGAGGCTGTCTGTTCCTGGATCGTCCCCTCCACTTTCACGACCGCTATATAGTCGCTGTTCGGAGCGTTTAATTCATACCCTCCGGTCAGGATCTCTCCCGCCACATCCGCAAGCCGGTTCTGTGCCGTTACGTTTGTCAAAACACTGATAACTCCTGTTGCGATAAACAGGACGACGGCCAGGATAAGGCCGCCCATCTGCTTTTTATTCATCTTCCGTCCTCCTGCGCTTATTTGCGAAGTTCAATTCCCATTCCTTCCAGTGCCTTCAAAATACGGTTCATGGCTTCGCTTACTTCCGCGTCTTCCAGCGTCTTGTCTTTTGCGCGGAACACGATGGAATATGCCACCGACTTATATCCCTGCTTGATCTGAGCCCCCTCATAAAGGTCAAACAGCGCATAGCTTTCCAGATATGACCCGCCCTTATTTTCGATGACTTCCTCGATCTGTCCGGCCAGGATCTCCTTTGGCATGACCATACTGATGTCGCGCGTCACGGCCGGGAACCTTGCAATTCCCGTATACTTGCGGTCAAACGTCGCACGCTCTACGATCTCTGGCATATCGATCACTGCGATATAGGCTTTCTCCCCGATACCGTACGTATCAGCCACATCCGGATGTACTTCCCCGATATAGCCGACCCGTGTGCCGTCATAGAAGATGTCTGCCTGACGCCCTGGATGAAGATACGGTCTGCCGGCATCCGGACGATATGTTTCCTTCTTGTGAAGCCCGGCTTTTTCAAAGAATTCCTCCACCACGCCTTTCATGCTGAAGAAATCTCCGTCCCCGTACATACCGAGTGTGAACTGCATGCGTTCCTCCGGAAGTTCTGTCGGTGGAAGCGATTTCGGCAGATAGATATTGCCCAGTTCATACAGCCTGACATTTTTATTTCTCCGGTTATAGTTTGTCGCCAGTGAAGTGAGCATGCCGTTCAATGGCGTTGTCCGCATAATACTGTAATCTTCCCCGAGCGGATTCATGATCTCCACCGTATTTCTAAGGGGAGAATCCGCAGGAATCATCAGCTTGTCAAATACCTTCGGGCTTTCAAAAGAGTAGTTCATTCCCTGGCTGAATCCGCAGAATTCCGCGACATCTCTTGCCACTTCCTCCACGCGCAGTTTAAAAGACAGCTTTCCGGTCGTCGCCTCGCCGTGCGGAAGCGTCGTCGGGATATTGTCATAGCCGTAGAATCTGGCCACTTCCTCGGCAAGGTCAGCCATGCGGAAGATGTCATGACGGAAGGTCGGCGCGATTATCTCCCCGGATGTCTCGTCATATATAAGGTCTACCCTCTTCAGATAACGGATCATATCTTCTCTGGAAATGTCTGTGCCGAGCAGGGCGTTGATCTCATCTGCATCAAATGGAACACGTACCGGCTCTTTTTTCTTCCCGTATACGTCCACGATGCCTCCGACTACCTCTCCGGCTCCCAGTTCTTCCACAAGCTGGCAGGCGCGGTCTATCGCTGCCTG
This is a stretch of genomic DNA from [Clostridium] hylemonae DSM 15053. It encodes these proteins:
- a CDS encoding RDD family protein, with product MQNSYNNGQVTYAGFWVRAAAYVIDSVLVFFGLLIVRLIMSGVMSLTEGTVLSGDILFQYTLKDIALYIAQVLYFILCTYYTGTTLGKRAMNLRVVAEGEKKLTFFNVVYRETVGRFLSAIILHIGYIIAGIDPQKRALHDILCDTRVIYGRRVKVYPVYQRPVPPAAPMGPGGYQRQGMPAPGPGPSVQEQKPPCEPGQAPPHESKQLPPLSQQRPPYQKEPVQTGYHMVEPEQDPQAGQGEDKQ
- a CDS encoding DUF6597 domain-containing transcriptional factor — protein: MTPKFITQYCPLTARPFLRNRTYEEHIPCKPLRPYVRCFWSSEGTEGDRDEQLIRVIPDTCMDIIIDMNYTKQTVKSMLYGIQDDTVMVGQGKEKETVLRFAVRFPFWAVRRFLKLDMNGLCNQALDLELLMPGCNTEFEKLLYCRSLEELIACMETYLLGIFQPEGYNPNLYNSIEYLLRSKGRARVSDICGYSAVSQRQMERMFKQEVGISIKRTASLVRYQNVWREVILKEHFNVQEAVERYGYADQSHLLNEFKRFHGLWPSQARLEALESR
- a CDS encoding DUF2200 domain-containing protein, with protein sequence MDKGKIYNMDFKKIYPLLVSKAEKKGRSMNEVDQVINWLTGYSAGEIKKAAASSMTYGDFFRNAPRPNPDRYMIKGTVCGVRVEDIEEPLMREIRYLDKLVDELAKGKPMEKILRTPQQRERLAEGREKISDGQKGL
- the queA gene encoding tRNA preQ1(34) S-adenosylmethionine ribosyltransferase-isomerase QueA, translated to MKRQDFYYELPEELIAQDPLEDRSSSRLLVLDKESGLVSHHVFKDITDYLHRGDCLVINDTKVIPARLVGSRIGTDARIEVLLLKRKENDIWETLVKPGKKAKIGTKISFGEGILTGEVIDVVEEGNRLIQFSYEGIFEEILDRLGQMPLPPYITHQLEDKNRYQTVYAKHSGSAAAPTAGLHFTPELLEEIQKKGVDIARVTLHVGLGTFRPVKADDILEHHMHSEFFQIDEAAAMKINKAKDTGGKVICVGTTSCRTIESAADKTGHITAKSGWTDIFIYPGYEFKLLDGLITNFHLPESTLIMLVSALAGREHVLAAYEEAVKERYRFFSFGDAMYIG
- a CDS encoding MerR family transcriptional regulator, translated to MLKEKNTLFTIGQFAVLHEINKKTLMWYDEIGLLKPACIKKNGYRYYSYQQSATLETILMLRELNVSLDEIKRFMGHRTIESFDYLLKSKIAELSQTISHLKSMQKVLCNHQQDMEMLRSLDISTISLVQKQSCYLVTVPVTPDSSFDEEIEQVITETKKYQLRRLHDASYGSMLPVENLYQRKFDEYTSLYIEIPYPISKKGLHLQPSGTYLRAFYKGSWDKISDKYKEILAYVDKQGFSLYGFAYETGINEFVIDTIDEYITQIEIPVRLE
- a CDS encoding DUF3795 domain-containing protein is translated as MIESRCGILCGECGYREKTGCKGCVHIDKPFWGDSCPVKDCCETRGHEHCGQCGEFPCALLKQFAYDEKQGDGGKRIEQCERWVKGS
- the pheT gene encoding phenylalanine--tRNA ligase subunit beta, with amino-acid sequence MNTSLSWIKAYVPGLEADAQEYTDAMTLSGTKVEGYEELDADLDKIIVGQIDKIEKHPDADKLIICQVNIGDGSVQIVTGASNVQEGDKVPVVLAGGRVAGGHEPGTRVAGGIKIKKGKLRGVESDGMMCSIEELGSNRDMYPEAPEEGIYIFSEEAEPGADAVELLGLHDVVFEYEVTSNRVDCYSVIGIAREAAATFGKEFVPPEVKATGNEEDVNDYIKVTVKNTDLCPRYCARVVKNIKIGPSPKWMQRRLASVGIRPINNLVDITNYVMEEYGQPMHAYDLDTIEDREIIVRTAGADEKFTTLDGQERQMDESVLMICDGQKSIGIAGIMGGENSMITDDVKTMLFEAACFDGTNIRKSSKKVGLRTDASGKFEKGLDPNNAQAAIDRACQLVEELGAGEVVGGIVDVYGKKKEPVRVPFDADEINALLGTDISREDMIRYLKRVDLIYDETSGEIIAPTFRHDIFRMADLAEEVARFYGYDNIPTTLPHGEATTGKLSFKLRVEEVARDVAEFCGFSQGMNYSFESPKVFDKLMIPADSPLRNTVEIMNPLGEDYSIMRTTPLNGMLTSLATNYNRRNKNVRLYELGNIYLPKSLPPTELPEERMQFTLGMYGDGDFFSMKGVVEEFFEKAGLHKKETYRPDAGRPYLHPGRQADIFYDGTRVGYIGEVHPDVADTYGIGEKAYIAVIDMPEIVERATFDRKYTGIARFPAVTRDISMVMPKEILAGQIEEVIENKGGSYLESYALFDLYEGAQIKQGYKSVAYSIVFRAKDKTLEDAEVSEAMNRILKALEGMGIELRK
- a CDS encoding YdeI/OmpD-associated family protein, yielding MNETIKFANREEFREWLREHCLTDDGIWLLFGKAGGPKTIKAGQALEEALCFGWIDGQMEKIDDKTYKKYFSLRRKNSKWSEKNKALVKNLEERGLMTDFGRKKIDEAKKNGQWEASNPLAIITEEQIACLSALLEGYEPAYTNFQAMSPSVKKTYTRAYLDAKTDAGREKRIIWMVDRLNRNLKPM
- a CDS encoding MATE family efflux transporter, whose product is MQSENAYSQPVTLKNVLKFAIPTIVMTAFMSFYTMVDGLFVSNLIGTDALSAVNLTAPIIALVTAVSTMLATGGSAVIMKKMGEQKTREAKEDFTFLIIVNVIAGFVMSCLGYLMMDTIFKSLALSPKVFSYCQLYLSRYLIFTIPILLMNNFTLYMIAAGKSALSMVCSIAGGILNMMLDYIFIALLDMGIAGAAIATGLGYSVTAVVGIVMFSNKNCLLHFVKPVYRSKTLLHASTNGSSEMATALVTGIVTMMFNWTMLKYVGENGVAAITIIMYVLMFATSLYTGYSYGVAPMISFYYGEQNHEKLKKLIRMSLKIIGAIAAVTLVVSLAVTQPLVSVFARPDNPVYGLAVTGNRICSFALIVIGFNVFASGMFTALSNGLISAVLAFSRSFVFMVIAMLILPAIYGVTGVWLATPVAEVMAICLSGVMFVKYRKKYQY
- the sppA gene encoding signal peptide peptidase SppA, which translates into the protein MNKKQMGGLILAVVLFIATGVISVLTNVTAQNRLADVAGEILTGGYELNAPNSDYIAVVKVEGTIQEQTASSLFETAEGYQHTTTMEYIDFLMSDSDNTGILLYVDSPGGTVYESEELYQKLNEYKDATGRPIWGYMAHYAASGGYYVSMAADNIYANPNTVTGSIGVIMAGYDMSGLYEKLGIRYVSITSGKNKDSSKLDEDQIAIYQTQVDESFGRFVDIVADGRDMSSDEVKKLADGRTYTAKQAKENGLIDNISLYEDIKADMGSELGTNVFYELKSKTSALASLFGSVKELVPKSEAQVLTETASEKENGGLMYYAEQLQ
- a CDS encoding DUF1905 domain-containing protein yields the protein MDRKVYEFDAVIEPVPDKGGAYVRFPYDIRKEFGRGRVKAEITFDGVIYHGSIVNMGIKNKDGSICYIIGIRRDIREKIGKQPGDSVVVTVEALD